The following nucleotide sequence is from Pungitius pungitius chromosome 6, fPunPun2.1, whole genome shotgun sequence.
AGGTCCAAGTCCCCCCTGATGGCATCCATGTCCGTCTTCAGCCGTAGGCCGATGTACAGGCTGGTGTCCAGCTGCGTTttgatcctctcctcctccagcgtgaACTCGTCCTCGGAAAAGCTGTCCACATCCGGCTCTGCGGGGATGCGTGCGGCGGAAGTCGCCGGGATTCCGCCGGCGTCCTTCGCGGGGTCCGCTCCCCTCTCGCTACGCCGCCGCTTCATCCATCGCCGGTTGAGCTCCTCTTGAATCTCCCCGGTGATGCACTCCATGAGCGCCTCGCGCTCcgtcagctcctcctgcagccgcaCCACCTCCTCGCAGCGGCGCGCGTACTCCTGGAACTGCGCGACCGCCTCCGCCGTGGACCGCGCGTCCTGCCGCTTACAGTCCGAGGGAGCGGGAGcctctgaagaggaggaggacgagaaggagTCCACCATGTATGTGTCCTGCACATAGTTTACCCCGTGTCTCTTGATGCGGTCGAAGTGCACTTTAGCCTCGTACCGCTCGATCTCCCGGTCCAGCTCCTTGACCCTCTGGACCTGCTGGCGGATGGTGTGGTCCTGGGAGATCACCAGGTGCACCAGCGTCTCCATCTTCTCCGCGGAGCCCTTATCTTTAGAAACAGActgctctttctttttgttcatcTTATCCAACTTCCTGAACGCCTTTCTGACTATGCGCCTCTGTTTCTCCTGGGACAGGTTGGCGGCCGCGGCCGCGGCGGTCCAGCAGGTCCTGGCGGTGCCCTTCAGTCCGCCGCCCGGGCTTCCGCTCTCCCGGCTTTGGACCACCCGGGCCTCGGCGCTGCGGGGCCCGTTGTTGGGCAGCGAAGCCTCGTTCTTTACCAGGACGAAGCGCACGTTCTCCTGCTCGTCTCCCCAGGCGCCCCACAGCCGGAGGACTTTGGTCTTGTTGGGCAGAATCCTCTCGAAGCCCCT
It contains:
- the rassf10a gene encoding ras association domain-containing protein 10 — translated: MESEEGKISVWVCREEKLVSGLTKRTTCADVVRVLLEDQNLQQGASAAMLSGSPQSYCVVEKWRGFERILPNKTKVLRLWGAWGDEQENVRFVLVKNEASLPNNGPRSAEARVVQSRESGSPGGGLKGTARTCWTAAAAAANLSQEKQRRIVRKAFRKLDKMNKKKEQSVSKDKGSAEKMETLVHLVISQDHTIRQQVQRVKELDREIERYEAKVHFDRIKRHGVNYVQDTYMVDSFSSSSSSEAPAPSDCKRQDARSTAEAVAQFQEYARRCEEVVRLQEELTEREALMECITGEIQEELNRRWMKRRRSERGADPAKDAGGIPATSAARIPAEPDVDSFSEDEFTLEEERIKTQLDTSLYIGLRLKTDMDAIRGDLDLSVALWETRESELLDLLAKVETMEIEQADSTLMDEGGAEPDSAGAEATLASADKSKVWAKQSRGLSKACNTDEDSDTGLSSMHSQDSDNPPVCESLV